One genomic region from Hoeflea algicola encodes:
- a CDS encoding branched-chain amino acid ABC transporter permease, which yields MPELITERRLNIVLALILLIGPLIAYFADEPFLVTLATRATILALAGVGLNIALGLGGLVSFGHAAFFGLGGYAVGIVATHHQNYEPLMTSPFVVNGTNQMLVLWLVAMLVSGVAALVIGLLSLRTSGVYFIMITLAFAQMIYYFAISWPAYGGEDGLSIYVRNSFPGINTLRPLDFFLLCYAVLMVVLIAQWQMTGARFGTALQAVRQNEGRVAALGLSPYGIKLAAFVISGMVTGLAGALYADLNRFVSPSMLSWHQSGEIMVFIILGGVARLFGPVVGACLFVLFEHVFGSFTSHWQFFLGAALLAVVLFARGGFIGLLAGRARHD from the coding sequence ATGCCTGAGCTGATCACCGAACGACGTCTCAACATCGTGCTGGCGCTGATCCTGCTCATCGGGCCGTTGATTGCCTATTTTGCCGATGAACCATTCCTGGTGACGCTCGCCACCCGCGCCACCATTCTGGCGCTGGCCGGTGTCGGCCTCAACATTGCGCTCGGCCTGGGCGGGCTGGTCTCCTTCGGCCATGCCGCGTTTTTCGGTCTTGGCGGCTATGCAGTGGGTATTGTTGCCACCCATCACCAGAATTACGAGCCGCTGATGACCTCGCCGTTCGTCGTCAATGGCACCAACCAGATGCTGGTGCTGTGGCTGGTGGCGATGCTGGTCAGCGGCGTCGCCGCGCTGGTCATCGGTCTGCTCAGCCTGCGCACATCGGGCGTCTATTTCATCATGATCACGCTGGCGTTCGCGCAGATGATCTATTATTTCGCCATCTCCTGGCCCGCCTATGGTGGCGAGGATGGTCTTTCGATCTATGTCCGCAATAGTTTTCCCGGGATCAACACGCTCAGGCCGCTCGATTTCTTCCTGCTCTGCTACGCGGTGCTGATGGTGGTTCTGATCGCCCAGTGGCAGATGACCGGCGCACGCTTCGGCACCGCGCTGCAGGCGGTGCGCCAGAATGAGGGCCGGGTCGCAGCCCTCGGGCTCTCACCTTACGGGATCAAGCTTGCCGCCTTTGTCATCTCCGGCATGGTCACCGGGCTCGCCGGCGCGCTCTACGCCGATCTCAACCGCTTTGTCAGCCCCTCGATGTTGTCCTGGCACCAGTCCGGCGAAATCATGGTGTTCATCATTCTCGGCGGCGTCGCCCGGCTGTTCGGGCCAGTGGTTGGCGCTTGCCTGTTTGTGCTGTTCGAGCATGTGTTTGGCAGTTTCACCAGCCATTGGCAGTTCTTCCTCGGCGCGGCGCTTCTGGCTGTGGTGCTGTTTGCCCGTGGCGGCTTTATCGGCCTGCTGGCGGGGAGGGCGCGGCATGATTGA
- a CDS encoding ABC transporter ATP-binding protein → MSLLQVRGLEAFYGASQALFGVDLDIAEGELVALMGRNGMGKTTTVRAISRMLRTTRGEIRFDGQDLTVLPSFRAARLGIGLAPEGRRCFAGLTVSENLMASARPGAWDQPAAIALFPRLGERLGQTAATLSGGEQQMLAIARALLTNPRLLILDEATEGLAPVVRQEIWAAIAKLKQGGQSILVIDKAFSELRAVADRCVILARGKSVWTGTPVELTRDIETEMLGV, encoded by the coding sequence ATGAGCCTGCTCCAGGTGCGCGGCCTCGAAGCCTTTTACGGCGCTTCGCAGGCGCTGTTCGGTGTCGATCTCGATATCGCTGAAGGCGAACTGGTGGCCCTGATGGGCCGCAACGGCATGGGCAAGACCACCACCGTGCGGGCGATCTCGCGAATGCTGCGCACGACCCGTGGCGAGATCCGGTTTGACGGTCAGGATCTCACGGTGTTGCCGTCGTTCCGCGCCGCCCGGCTCGGAATCGGATTGGCGCCGGAGGGCCGACGTTGTTTTGCAGGCCTGACAGTCTCTGAAAACCTGATGGCCTCGGCCCGCCCCGGCGCCTGGGACCAGCCCGCTGCCATCGCCCTGTTCCCCCGGCTTGGCGAACGACTGGGCCAGACGGCGGCGACGCTGTCGGGCGGCGAACAGCAGATGCTGGCGATTGCCCGGGCGCTGCTGACCAATCCGCGGCTGTTGATCCTTGACGAGGCAACCGAAGGGCTGGCCCCGGTGGTGCGTCAGGAAATCTGGGCGGCGATTGCCAAGCTGAAACAGGGTGGACAGTCGATCCTGGTCATCGACAAGGCGTTTTCCGAACTCCGCGCCGTGGCCGACCGCTGCGTTATCCTGGCCCGTGGCAAAAGCGTCTGGACCGGCACCCCGGTTGAACTCACCCGTGATATTGAAACCGAGATGCTCGGCGTTTGA
- a CDS encoding branched-chain amino acid ABC transporter permease, translating into MSVALFIEQILNGLQLGVMLFLMAAGLTLIFGVMGLINLAHGSLFMVGGFVCAAVAAYTGSFWLGLVASLVAAAALGALVEMVVIRRLYDRDHLDQVLATFALVLMFSEGVRFVFGSFPLYLDPPAMLSGPVMLPGGLPYPAYRLAIIVAGLLVAIGLGLLISRTRLGMQIRAGESDREMIAALGVDIRFLYTVVFALGAGLAGFAGALIGAIQSVQVGMGEPVLILAFVVIVIGGIGSIRGALVAALIVGLVDTMGRFLLPTLLATVMEASAARGVGAALASMLIYLLMAVVLVFKPKGLFSANA; encoded by the coding sequence ATGAGTGTTGCCCTTTTTATCGAGCAGATCCTCAACGGACTGCAACTCGGCGTCATGCTGTTTCTGATGGCGGCCGGGCTGACCCTGATCTTCGGCGTCATGGGGCTGATCAACCTTGCACACGGCTCGCTGTTCATGGTTGGCGGTTTCGTCTGCGCAGCGGTGGCGGCGTATACCGGTTCATTCTGGCTCGGCCTGGTGGCCAGTCTGGTCGCAGCCGCAGCCCTTGGCGCGCTGGTCGAGATGGTGGTGATCCGCAGGCTTTATGACCGCGATCATCTCGATCAGGTGCTGGCCACCTTCGCCCTGGTGTTGATGTTTTCCGAAGGTGTGCGCTTTGTCTTCGGCTCGTTTCCGCTTTATCTCGATCCGCCGGCAATGCTCTCGGGTCCGGTGATGCTGCCCGGCGGGTTGCCCTATCCCGCCTATCGCCTCGCGATCATTGTTGCCGGCCTGCTGGTGGCGATAGGTCTTGGCTTGCTGATCAGCCGCACCAGGCTTGGCATGCAGATCCGCGCCGGCGAATCCGACCGTGAGATGATTGCCGCGCTGGGTGTCGATATCCGTTTTCTCTACACGGTGGTGTTCGCGCTCGGCGCAGGCCTTGCCGGTTTTGCGGGTGCGCTGATCGGCGCCATCCAGTCGGTCCAGGTCGGCATGGGCGAACCGGTACTCATCCTCGCCTTCGTGGTCATCGTCATCGGCGGCATTGGCTCGATCCGCGGCGCGCTGGTCGCTGCCCTGATCGTCGGCCTGGTCGATACGATGGGGCGCTTCCTGCTGCCGACACTGCTTGCCACCGTGATGGAGGCTTCCGCCGCCCGCGGCGTCGGCGCCGCACTGGCCTCGATGCTGATCTACCTGCTGATGGCCGTCGTCCTGGTCTTCAAGCCAAAAGGGTTGTTTTCCGCCAATGCCTGA
- a CDS encoding ATP-binding protein, whose amino-acid sequence MLAHHYPFIDLAVHAAVRDRFAKGGAVAVLSPDLDEVLWANGAAAHLFGFDTIYDVLEEGIGGQPVTRRQIESAVSGLQRTGKPQNFTMRLARGFSRAMTPALLEHITLPDGAQALLLSSQTGTVLAPGARARQIISGFEGTGTHVAVLDAKGGILAASRTFDDIGLADADIARMIADVASEDDRLVKRMVEARNGSMPAAIGRLADEPLLHLLFAVEPAQEEEQPEDETEASVGAAVVASGAQNVVSSDDAAETASAQSSAAAVWQQPKPAEHETTEPETVEAEAGEIETGNAETGGNGIDEDTFDAEAADREPADTDPASTAPTGIVDADRIREELAASTDTPIEADDIPLPFAEARGLEVTPIEDDAVGPDEETTDGDDTDSATQTTETQTEVRPNVDDVTADADSIVPADQAPEASTPAVASTDRGEPESIPDHAAAPGVPAEEPQPARIVSASQDALSKQAAAATDFTFDPNSKPARFVWKIDREGAFSEVSPEFAAAVGPNAADIIGRKFPDLARVFNLDPDHVITDLLNRRDTWSGKTVYWPIQGTDLATPVDLAALPTYTRDRQFDGFRGFGIVRSGETRKDPEALGLALVSGSPDAAQAEAVDRQDEADALQDHADAVTTIEPNGLEGPAGEDEAALESLDMKQDLDDLARLDGIDDSDQLAQANDEPQGADEAPAESPVSADDPFRGEQPAIRLAETRMRRDSDKIISLEARRPRAPRESLSPGEQAAFREIGARLSETSSASAEADATHAASDDDAATSQQSVDQQSFGKRQSPAPDEQSAAGDIDITFDRPDEPDVEHLEAEASEQATAAPMSDLTTAETPESDPATAETMAEQTPIEADPTPQSAAQEEDTITSEAAAVSDPDETPEVVWPTPVEPPLPSAFALPPRQVMQSGLDPHLVDAIPTALLVHTGDQLIHANAEFLELTGYGSLTELAADGGLEHLLDRPEQPEATIEDGGLIVRRGDGGTRMVTARLRSVNWGDGQALLLALSPIETIAAAPVAPLHAVADTEEAASEETAPEDDTARESEEAGQTSALEIETRELRSILETATDGVVILDNDGTIRSMNSSACALFNYDENETRTQPFAMLFAHESQRAVMDYINGLADHGVSSVLNDGREVIGREAAGGFLPLFMTIGRLTGSNGYCAVLRDITQWKRTEDELRTAKRAAETANSHKSDFLARVSHEIRTPLNAIIGFSEMMAEERFGPIGSPRYLEYAHDIGNSGKHVLDIVNDLLDISKIEAGQVDMEFVAVSLNDHLAESVSLLQPMANSQRVIIRTSLSVSVPDVVADQRSIKQIALNLLSNAIRYTPSGGQIVVSTSYESSGNVIIRIRDTGIGMNRKELEQAMKPFGQVGPGPRQRGEGTGLGLPLTKAMVEANRAQFDIVSAPGEGTLVSISFPPQRVLAD is encoded by the coding sequence ATGCTGGCACATCATTATCCGTTCATTGACCTTGCAGTTCACGCCGCAGTCAGGGACCGTTTTGCCAAGGGCGGCGCCGTTGCGGTGCTAAGCCCTGATCTTGACGAAGTATTATGGGCCAATGGCGCGGCGGCGCATCTGTTCGGTTTCGACACGATCTATGATGTGCTTGAAGAAGGCATCGGCGGCCAGCCGGTCACCCGGCGACAGATCGAAAGTGCCGTCAGCGGATTACAGCGCACCGGCAAGCCGCAGAATTTCACCATGCGGCTGGCGCGCGGTTTTTCGCGGGCGATGACGCCGGCGCTGCTTGAGCACATCACGCTGCCCGATGGCGCGCAGGCCTTGCTGCTGAGCAGCCAGACTGGAACGGTGCTGGCGCCCGGCGCCCGGGCACGGCAGATCATCAGCGGATTTGAGGGCACCGGCACCCATGTCGCCGTGCTCGACGCCAAGGGCGGAATTCTCGCCGCCTCGCGGACCTTTGACGATATCGGCCTTGCCGATGCCGACATTGCCCGGATGATCGCCGATGTGGCCAGCGAGGACGACCGTCTGGTCAAGCGTATGGTCGAAGCCCGCAACGGATCGATGCCGGCGGCGATCGGCAGGCTGGCAGACGAACCGCTGTTGCACCTCCTTTTCGCGGTAGAGCCCGCCCAGGAAGAAGAACAGCCGGAGGACGAAACAGAAGCGTCGGTGGGCGCTGCCGTCGTGGCGTCCGGGGCGCAAAACGTGGTGTCGTCGGATGACGCCGCCGAGACCGCTTCCGCGCAGTCCAGTGCCGCAGCTGTATGGCAACAGCCGAAACCTGCAGAGCACGAAACCACGGAACCGGAGACTGTCGAAGCCGAAGCTGGTGAGATCGAGACTGGCAACGCCGAAACCGGCGGAAACGGGATTGACGAGGACACGTTCGACGCAGAAGCGGCAGACAGGGAGCCCGCAGATACCGACCCGGCAAGCACGGCCCCTACTGGCATCGTTGATGCGGACCGTATCCGCGAGGAACTTGCTGCCAGCACCGACACGCCGATTGAAGCAGACGACATCCCCCTGCCCTTCGCCGAAGCCAGGGGTCTCGAAGTTACGCCGATCGAGGATGACGCGGTCGGCCCTGACGAAGAGACTACTGATGGCGATGATACTGACAGCGCAACACAAACTACGGAAACACAAACAGAGGTCCGCCCGAACGTCGATGACGTGACGGCTGACGCCGATTCAATTGTTCCGGCGGACCAGGCCCCCGAAGCCAGCACGCCGGCGGTGGCATCGACTGACCGTGGCGAACCGGAGTCCATACCAGATCATGCGGCCGCTCCTGGCGTTCCCGCCGAGGAGCCGCAGCCGGCGAGAATTGTGTCCGCATCTCAAGATGCACTGAGCAAGCAGGCTGCGGCGGCAACTGACTTCACGTTCGACCCCAACAGCAAGCCGGCGCGCTTTGTCTGGAAGATTGACCGCGAAGGTGCCTTCAGCGAAGTCTCGCCCGAATTCGCCGCGGCTGTCGGCCCCAATGCCGCCGATATCATCGGCCGCAAGTTTCCCGACCTCGCACGGGTGTTCAATCTGGACCCGGATCACGTGATCACCGATCTGCTCAACCGCCGCGACACCTGGTCGGGCAAGACCGTGTACTGGCCGATCCAGGGCACAGATCTGGCCACGCCGGTGGATCTTGCGGCGCTGCCGACCTACACCCGCGACCGTCAGTTTGACGGGTTTCGCGGATTTGGCATCGTCCGCAGCGGCGAAACCCGGAAGGACCCCGAAGCGCTGGGGCTGGCGCTGGTTTCAGGCTCACCCGACGCGGCGCAAGCCGAGGCCGTCGATAGACAGGATGAAGCCGACGCACTGCAAGATCACGCCGATGCTGTAACGACAATTGAGCCTAACGGCCTGGAAGGCCCTGCGGGTGAGGATGAGGCTGCGCTTGAAAGCCTCGACATGAAGCAGGATCTTGATGATCTGGCACGGCTCGATGGCATCGACGATAGCGACCAACTTGCGCAGGCTAACGACGAACCGCAAGGCGCCGACGAGGCTCCTGCAGAGAGCCCCGTGAGTGCCGACGATCCGTTCCGTGGCGAGCAGCCGGCGATCCGGTTGGCCGAAACCCGGATGCGGCGCGACAGCGACAAGATCATCAGCCTCGAAGCGCGACGGCCCCGGGCGCCACGGGAAAGCCTGTCGCCAGGCGAACAGGCGGCGTTCCGCGAAATCGGCGCGCGCCTGAGCGAAACATCGTCAGCCAGTGCTGAGGCAGACGCAACCCACGCCGCTTCAGACGACGATGCAGCAACATCGCAGCAATCAGTTGATCAGCAATCTTTCGGAAAACGCCAGTCACCGGCCCCCGATGAGCAATCGGCCGCGGGCGACATAGACATCACGTTTGACCGTCCGGATGAACCGGACGTTGAGCACCTGGAAGCGGAGGCATCCGAGCAAGCAACGGCTGCGCCGATGTCAGATCTGACAACCGCCGAGACGCCGGAGTCAGATCCGGCAACCGCCGAAACAATGGCCGAGCAAACACCGATCGAGGCAGACCCCACACCACAAAGCGCTGCCCAGGAAGAAGATACCATCACGTCCGAGGCAGCCGCCGTTTCCGATCCGGACGAGACGCCGGAAGTTGTCTGGCCGACACCGGTCGAGCCACCGCTTCCCTCGGCCTTTGCCTTGCCGCCGCGCCAGGTGATGCAATCGGGGCTTGATCCACATCTGGTGGACGCCATCCCGACGGCGCTGCTGGTGCATACTGGCGACCAGTTGATTCATGCCAACGCCGAGTTTCTGGAACTGACGGGCTATGGCTCGCTCACCGAGCTTGCCGCTGACGGCGGTCTCGAGCACCTGCTCGACCGGCCCGAGCAGCCGGAAGCGACAATCGAGGATGGCGGCTTGATCGTCCGGCGTGGCGACGGCGGCACACGTATGGTCACTGCGCGGCTGCGGTCGGTCAATTGGGGCGACGGCCAGGCGCTGCTGCTGGCGCTGTCACCGATCGAGACCATCGCTGCTGCCCCGGTTGCGCCGCTGCATGCGGTCGCCGACACGGAGGAAGCCGCATCGGAAGAAACAGCCCCTGAAGATGATACCGCCCGGGAATCCGAAGAAGCGGGCCAGACCAGCGCGCTCGAGATCGAAACCCGGGAACTGCGCTCGATACTCGAGACCGCGACTGATGGCGTTGTCATTCTCGACAATGACGGCACCATCCGCTCGATGAACAGCTCGGCCTGCGCGCTGTTCAATTATGATGAGAACGAAACCCGCACCCAACCCTTCGCGATGCTGTTTGCCCATGAAAGCCAGCGCGCCGTGATGGATTATATCAATGGCCTGGCCGACCACGGGGTTTCGAGCGTTCTCAATGACGGGCGCGAGGTGATCGGCCGCGAGGCAGCAGGCGGTTTCCTGCCGCTGTTCATGACCATCGGCCGACTGACGGGTTCGAACGGTTATTGCGCAGTGCTGCGCGACATCACCCAATGGAAACGCACCGAGGACGAGTTGCGCACCGCCAAGCGCGCGGCCGAAACCGCCAATTCGCACAAATCGGATTTTCTGGCACGCGTCAGCCACGAGATCCGCACGCCGTTGAATGCCATCATCGGGTTTTCGGAAATGATGGCGGAGGAGCGCTTCGGTCCGATCGGCAGCCCGCGCTATCTCGAATACGCCCACGACATCGGTAATTCCGGCAAGCACGTGCTCGACATCGTCAACGACTTGCTCGACATTTCCAAGATCGAGGCGGGTCAGGTGGACATGGAATTTGTCGCCGTTTCGCTCAACGATCATCTGGCCGAAAGCGTCTCACTGCTGCAGCCGATGGCCAACAGCCAGCGGGTGATCATCCGCACCAGCCTGTCTGTGTCGGTGCCCGATGTCGTCGCCGATCAGCGCTCGATCAAGCAGATCGCGCTCAACCTGTTGTCGAATGCAATTCGTTACACGCCGTCGGGCGGCCAGATCGTTGTATCGACCTCCTATGAAAGCTCGGGCAATGTCATCATTCGCATCCGCGACACCGGCATTGGCATGAACCGCAAGGAGCTTGAGCAGGCGATGAAGCCGTTTGGCCAGGTTGGCCCCGGCCCGCGCCAGCGCGGCGAAGGCACCGGGCTCGGCCTGCCCCTGACCAAAGCCATGGTGGAAGCCAACCGGGCCCAGTTCGATATCGTCTCCGCGCCCGGAGAAGGAACCCTGGTTTCAATCTCGTTCCCGCCGCAGCGCGTGCTAGCTGATTGA
- a CDS encoding ABC transporter ATP-binding protein has product MIDSVLSLSGLDKSFGALKVTDNVDLDLKPGEIHALIGPNGAGKSSLIKLVAGELKADAGSIRFGGREIGDLGQAARARLGLTRTFQVSSLVPEFSARGNVALAAQARRRSVFGFVRPVAKDSDLTGEAMEALERVGLADRAGVRVSELSHGEKRLLEIAMALAMRPRIFLMDEPMAGLGQEGSNRLIGFLDKLRNEAPILLIEHDMEAVFRLADRISVLVAGSIIARGNADDIRNHPEVRAAYLGEDEA; this is encoded by the coding sequence ATGATTGATTCGGTTCTCTCGCTCTCCGGCCTCGATAAATCCTTCGGCGCGTTGAAGGTAACCGACAATGTCGATCTGGATCTCAAGCCTGGCGAAATCCACGCCCTGATCGGGCCCAACGGCGCCGGCAAGTCGAGCCTGATCAAGCTGGTGGCTGGAGAACTCAAGGCTGATGCCGGGTCGATCCGGTTTGGCGGCCGCGAGATCGGCGATCTCGGACAGGCTGCGCGCGCCCGGCTCGGGCTGACACGCACCTTTCAGGTTTCCTCGCTGGTGCCGGAGTTTTCCGCACGCGGCAATGTGGCGCTGGCAGCACAGGCGCGGCGGCGCTCGGTGTTCGGCTTTGTGCGCCCAGTCGCCAAGGATAGCGATCTGACCGGCGAGGCGATGGAAGCGCTGGAGCGCGTTGGCCTGGCCGACCGTGCTGGTGTCCGCGTCAGTGAACTCTCGCATGGCGAAAAGCGGCTGCTGGAAATCGCCATGGCGCTTGCCATGCGGCCGCGGATTTTCCTGATGGATGAACCGATGGCAGGCCTCGGCCAGGAAGGCTCTAACCGGTTGATCGGTTTTCTCGACAAGCTGCGCAACGAGGCCCCGATCCTGTTGATCGAACACGACATGGAGGCGGTGTTCCGGCTGGCCGACCGCATTTCGGTGCTGGTTGCCGGGTCCATCATCGCCCGTGGGAATGCCGACGATATCCGCAATCATCCGGAAGTGCGCGCCGCCTATCTCGGGGAGGATGAAGCATGA
- a CDS encoding Lrp/AsnC ligand binding domain-containing protein has product MQCFFVEFQCKLGQAYAVADEIANREIASEIYSVSGRFDLMAKFYIEDDVDIGRFIAEQVHTVPGIERTQTMLTFKAF; this is encoded by the coding sequence ATGCAATGTTTTTTCGTGGAATTTCAATGCAAGCTCGGCCAAGCCTATGCGGTGGCCGATGAGATCGCCAATCGCGAAATCGCGTCGGAGATCTACTCCGTCAGCGGCAGGTTCGACCTGATGGCCAAGTTCTACATCGAGGATGACGTCGACATCGGCCGGTTCATCGCCGAACAGGTCCACACCGTTCCGGGCATCGAGCGCACTCAGACGATGCTGACCTTCAAGGCATTTTAA
- a CDS encoding phasin family protein, whose amino-acid sequence MATKKTTTTAEMFQFPTFDMTTMADSYREMADKSVNQSKEAYAKVKTVAEDATKAVETTLENAQAGTVELSLKAIDAVRVNTEHSLSHMEALLGVKSVAQMVELQTGFFRKQAELMADQAKTMQEAARKVAEDVSAPVKTVSTKAMDEFKAA is encoded by the coding sequence ATGGCGACCAAGAAAACCACAACCACTGCCGAAATGTTCCAGTTCCCGACTTTCGACATGACCACCATGGCTGACAGCTACCGCGAAATGGCCGACAAGTCGGTCAACCAGAGCAAGGAAGCTTACGCCAAGGTCAAGACCGTTGCCGAAGACGCAACCAAGGCAGTCGAAACCACCCTCGAAAATGCCCAGGCCGGCACCGTCGAACTCAGCCTCAAGGCAATCGATGCCGTCCGCGTCAACACCGAGCATTCGCTGTCGCACATGGAAGCCCTGCTTGGCGTCAAGTCGGTTGCTCAGATGGTCGAACTGCAGACCGGTTTCTTCCGCAAGCAGGCTGAATTGATGGCCGACCAGGCCAAGACCATGCAGGAAGCCGCCCGCAAGGTTGCCGAAGACGTGTCTGCACCGGTCAAGACCGTGTCGACCAAGGCCATGGACGAATTCAAGGCTGCCTGA
- a CDS encoding ABC transporter substrate-binding protein, protein MKKSFVAIAAVAGLMAGVSATVAEPVKVGMITTLSGGGASLGIDVRDGFQLAVKQSGHTDIDLIIEDDGQKPDLAVQLSDKLIQSDKVDVMTGIIWSNLAMAVVPSAVAQGKIYLSPNAGPSALAGAGCNENYFNIAWQNDNLHEGMGAYATTAGFKKSFILAPNYPAGKDALTGFKRFFKGEIANEIYTQLGQTDYAAEIAEIRASGADSVFFFLPGGMGIAFMKQYAGAGVEIPLLGPAFSFDQNILQAVGDAALGVKNTSQWSKDLDNETNKAFVESYTAEYGRLPSLYSSQGFDTANLLISAMDAASISDKDAFRAALKAANFKSTRGDFKFGNNNHPIQDIYVREVVKEGDVYTNKLIGVALEDHADAYAVDCKM, encoded by the coding sequence ATGAAAAAATCATTCGTAGCAATCGCGGCAGTGGCAGGCCTGATGGCAGGCGTGTCGGCAACGGTCGCCGAGCCGGTCAAGGTCGGCATGATCACCACTTTGTCGGGCGGCGGCGCGTCGCTGGGCATTGATGTGCGTGACGGCTTTCAGCTGGCGGTAAAACAATCCGGCCACACCGATATCGATTTGATCATCGAAGACGACGGGCAGAAGCCCGATCTCGCGGTTCAGCTGTCCGACAAGCTTATCCAGTCCGACAAGGTCGACGTGATGACCGGCATCATCTGGTCCAACCTGGCCATGGCCGTGGTTCCGAGCGCCGTGGCGCAGGGCAAGATCTATCTGTCTCCGAATGCCGGTCCGTCCGCGCTTGCCGGCGCCGGCTGCAACGAGAATTACTTCAACATCGCCTGGCAGAACGACAATCTGCATGAAGGCATGGGCGCCTATGCAACCACCGCCGGTTTCAAGAAGAGCTTCATCCTGGCGCCGAACTATCCGGCCGGCAAGGATGCACTGACCGGGTTCAAGCGCTTCTTCAAGGGCGAAATTGCCAACGAGATCTACACCCAGCTCGGTCAGACCGACTATGCTGCCGAGATCGCTGAAATCCGGGCTTCGGGCGCAGACAGCGTCTTCTTCTTCCTGCCTGGCGGCATGGGCATTGCCTTCATGAAGCAATATGCCGGTGCCGGCGTGGAAATCCCGCTGCTCGGACCTGCCTTCTCGTTCGACCAGAACATCTTGCAGGCAGTGGGCGACGCAGCCCTCGGCGTCAAGAACACCTCGCAATGGTCCAAGGATCTCGACAACGAGACCAACAAGGCATTTGTCGAAAGCTACACTGCTGAGTATGGCCGTCTGCCATCGCTCTATTCGAGTCAGGGCTTTGACACCGCCAACCTGCTGATCTCGGCCATGGATGCGGCCTCGATTTCCGACAAGGACGCTTTCCGCGCAGCGCTGAAGGCGGCCAATTTCAAGTCCACCCGCGGCGACTTCAAATTCGGCAACAACAACCACCCGATCCAGGACATCTATGTCCGCGAAGTGGTCAAGGAAGGCGATGTCTACACCAACAAACTGATTGGTGTGGCGCTTGAAGACCATGCCGACGCCTATGCCGTCGATTGCAAGATGTGA